The genomic window GCCCCTGAAAGATTCCCAGGAATACTGGATCGGAAAATCTCAGGGCGCCCAGGTTAAATTCAGCATCGAAGGGCAGAATGAAGTGATAGAGGTTTTCACTACGAGGCCTGATACAATTTTCGGAGCAACATTTATGGTACTGGCTCCTGAAAATCCTTTGGTCGAAACCCTTACAACCGAAGCGCAAAAAACGGAAATAGAAAACTATATTGAGGAAACTTCCAAAAAAACCGAAAGAGATAGGATGTCTGACGTGAAAAACGTTTCAGGTGCCTTTACTGGAAGTTATGCTGTAAATCCTTTCAGTGGGGAGAGAATGCCTGTTTTTATTTCGGATTATGTACTGATGGGCTATGGAACCGGTGCCGTTATGGCTGTTCCTGCACATGATGAACGCGATCACCGTTTTGCAAAGAAATTCAATCTTGAAATCAAGAAAGTAGTGGAAACGGACGAAGACGTTCAGGAAGCTTCTTTTGATTCTAAAGATTCGGTATGTGTGAATTCCGATTTCCTAAACGGACTGAATTATAATGATGCAAAAGCATTGATTATTTCTGCTATTGAGAAAAAGGGAATTGGCCACGGAACCACCAACTACAGACAGCGTGATGCGATTTTCTCCAGACAGCGGTACTGGGGTGAACCCGTTCCTGTATATTATAAGGATGGAATGCCATACACCTTGCCTGCTTCTGCATTGCCACTCGAACTTCCGGAGGTTGAAAAATATTTACCGACCGAAGACGGGGATCCGCCACTAGGAAATGCAAAAACGTTTGCATGGGATGAAATCAGCCAGAAAGTAGTGGACACTGATTTGATTAATGAAACAACCATTTTCCCATTAGAGTTATCAACAATGCCAGGTTGGGCGGGAAGCTCCTGGTATTTCCTGAGATATATGGATCCGAATGATGACGAAGTTTTTGTTAAAAAAGAACTTGCCGATTATTGGGGACAGGTGGATTTATACATTGGCGGAAGCGAGCATGCTACCGGTCACTTATTGTATTCCCGTTTCTGGAATATGTTTTTAAAGGACAGAGGATATATCGATCATAACGAACCTTTCCAAAAACTAATCAACCAAGGGATGATTTTGGGGATGAGTGCGTTTGTTTATAGAATCGACGGTACCAATCAGTATGTATCTAAAAATCTGGCAAAAGATTACCAGACTCAACAGATTCATGTAGATGTATCTTTATTAAAAGGAACTTCCGATGAGTTAGATACGGAAGCATTCAAAGCATGGAGACCGGATTATGCCGATGCCGAATTTATTTTGGAAGATGGAAAATATATTACCGGCCGAGAAGTTGAGAAAATGTCCAAGTCAAAATATAATGTCGTAAATCCGGATGACATCTGTGAGGAATATGGAGCAGACGGATTGAGGCTGTACGAAATGTTCTTGGGACCGTTGGAACAATCAAAGCCTTGGAATACACAGGGGCTAAGCGGCGTTTATGGTTTTCTTAAAAAATTCTGGAACCTGTATTTTGACGGAGATATATTCTCTGTTTCCAATGAAGAGCCGACGAAAGCGGAATATAAAGTATTGCATACCTTAATAAAGAAGGTGGTTTACGATATTGAAAATTTCTCTTTCAATACCTCCGTTTCATCATTCATGATCGCAGTAAACGAATTGCAAAAAATAAAATGCAACAAACGCAATATTTTAGAACCTCTTGCCGTTATCATTTCTCCATATGCCCCGCACATCTGTGAAGAGCTTTGGAATTTATTGGGACACAACGAATCCATTGAATTCGAAAAATTCCCTGCACTGAATGAAGACTACCTGGTAGAAGATGAGATCCAGTATCCGGTAAGTGTGAATGGTAAAATGAAGTTCAAAATTTCACTTTCTGCTCAGCTTACGCCGAAAGAAGTGGAAGATGTGGTATTAAAAGATGAAAAAATGCAGCAGATTCTGGAAGGTAAAGCACCGAAGAAAATCATTGTAGTGCCTCACAGAATTGTGAATATAGTAATTTAAATAAAAATTAACATTGGCAAATTAAAAAAAATGCAGGCCAAAATTTTTTATATTTTCAATGTAAATATGTAAATTGAAAAATATTACCAAAAAAAGATAAAATAATTATAATATCGAAAGTGTATTAAAATTTTCTTATCAAAAAAATGGTAAATGTTTATTTAAGACTCTTGCATTTTAATTATTTTTGCCTTTAATTTACACCTTGTAAAATTTTAAAACAATATAATTTAGTTAAATATGGAAATGAATGTTTCAAAAAATGATGAGCAAGTAATTGCTAGAAAATCGGGAGGTTTAAACCCGGCTATTATTATTCCTATCATCTTTGCAATAGGAATTTGTATTTATTTATTCGTCTTGGGTAGCCCAGGAAACTTTAAAGATGCAGACAAGCTTGGTGCAGGATCTGTTGCTTTTTCCGATGTTGAAGGAAAAGACATTCACCCAGAGTCGTTTTTAGGTATTATTTACAAAGGAGGTGTTATCGTACCGATCCTTATTACCTTCATGCTTACCGTAATCGTGTTCTCAATTGAAAGAGCATTGGTTTTAGGTAGAGCTGCAGGAAAAGGAAACCTAGACAACTTCGTTATTCAGGTTAGAAGCTTGCTAAACCAGAACAAAATTGATGAAGCTTTAGAAGAGTGCGACAGACAACAAGGTTCTGTAGGTAATGTAGTGAAAGAAGGTCTTACGACTTACAAAGCTTTATCTCACGATACGACTCTTAACAAAGAGCAAAAAATGGTAGCGCTTAACAAAGCGATCGAAGAGGCTACAACTCTTGAAATGCCAATGCTTGAGAAAAACATGATGATCCTTTCTACTTTAGGTACTGTTGCAACGTTAGTAGCACTATTAGGTACGGTAATCGGGATGATCAAGGCGTTCTTCGCATTAGGTTCAGGAGGTGGTACTCCGGATGCTGCTGCACTTTCTACAGGTATCTCCGAGGCTTTGATCAACACGGCTTTAGGTATCGGTACTTCAGCTATCGCTATCATCCTTTATAATTACTTTACTTCTAAAATCGACGGATTAACTTATAAGATCGATGAGATCGCTATGAGCATCCAGCAGTCTTTCGCTGAATTCAACTAAGAATTAGCAAAGAATTTGTATACGTAAAAAGAAGTTTAATTAAAAATTATTAATAATAATGGCGAGAGTTAAACCAAAAAGACATGGAGTAGTGACGGATATGACGGCAATGTGTGACGTTGCATTCCTACTGCTTACATTCTTTATCTTGACCACTCAGTTTAAAAAACCTGACGTGGAGCAGATTAAACCGCCATCTTCAATATCAGAGAAGTTACTTCCTGATGCCAGCTTGATGACCATCAACGCTACTCCAGACGGGAAATTTTATTTCCAGCCTGTAGAAAATGCATCAGAAAGATTACAGCTTTTGGACAATATGGGTAAAAAGTACGGTGTTACTTTTGACAATAACGAAAAAGCTGCATTCCAAAAAGTACAAGCTATCGGCGTTCCTATGAACCAGCTGAAAAGCTATCTTGATTTGCCAGATGACGAGCAGAAGAATTTCAAGAGTCCTACCGGGATTCCTATGGATAGTACAAATAAGCAATTAGTAGATTGGGTAAAAGAAAGTTTGGCCGTTAATCCTGAATATAAATTAGCGATTAAAGGAGACGTTACTACCGAATATCCGAAAGTTAAAAGCTTATTTGAGGGTTTAAGAGATATCGATTTTCTTAAATTTTGGTTGATTACATCACAAGAAGGTAAACCTAATGAATAATATCATTTAGAAATGGCAGAAGTACAAGTACAGGAAAAGGGCGCCAAAGGCGGCAAGGTACGTTCCAAGAAACAGAGTACCAGAGTCGATATGACTCCGATGGTGGACTTGGGTTTTCTATTGATTACCTTCTTTATGTTCACAACCACATTCTCTAAACCGAATGTGATGGATTTGGGTCTTCCGGCAAAACCGAAAGATGAAAAACAAAAACCACCTCCAACTGAAATTAAACTTTCGAATTCTATTTCTTTATTATTAGGAAAAGACAATAAGATTTTCTGGCACCAGCAGGATAATACCTCTCTTACCGATCAGAATCTTAATGAAACTACTTTCGATAGAGAAGGAATTAGAAAGGTGATTGAGCAGGCAAAAGCAAATGCGGCAGATAAATCCAAATTTACGGTGATTATCAAACCGACTGACGATGCTGTATACAAAAACTTTGTAGATATTCTTGACGAAATGGCCATCACAAAGAGTGAGCAGTACGGGGTTACCGATCTGAAGCCTTGGGAAAAAGCTATTTACGATAGAAAAGTTGGTAATTCTGGAGCAGCAGCTGCTGCGCCGGCTACAAAGTAATTTAAAACCATAATATTGTAAATCTATGGCAAATGAAAATGTATACGATTCTAATCTTACTTTAGATGAGATCGTATTTGAAAATAGAAACAAGGAATATGGTGCGTACGATTTAAGACATCAGTATCCAAAACTTCTGACGAAATCTTTCATCGTTGGAACAGCATTATTCCTAGTTGCTGCTTTGTCTCCATTTATTTATCTTACCATTAAGAGACTTACCGAGCCGCCTAAGCAAGAAGTTAAGGCGGACTTAGTAGAGATCCTGCAGGAAGACAAAATTATCGAGCAGCCGAAAGAAGAAGAACCACCTCCACCACCTCCACCGAAAGAAGAGGAAAAAATTGAGGTGATTCAAAACGTAGTTCCTGAGCCTGTAAAAGCTCCGAAAATTGAAACGCCACCGCCGCCAATTTCTAAGCAGTTGGAAACGACTACAGGTCTTACCAATCAGGAAGGGGTAAAGGCTCCGGCTTATACACCACCGCCACCACCGCCATCTACCGGTACAAGAGCATCAACTGCAGAGGTTAAGCCTCAGGTTAATGAGAACCAGGTATATACAGAAGTAGAGCAAACTGCTGAATTCCCTGGAGGTATTAACGCCTTCAGAAATAAGGTTTCCAGTAACTTTGACGGTTCTGCGATGAACGGTGATGAAGGTACGGTAAAAACGGAAATCACTTTCGTTGTAGAAAGAGATGGAAGTATTACCGATGTAAAAGCATCAGGAGGAAACTCCGATTTCAATGCTGAAGCGATCAGAACGATCAAATCGATTAAAAACAAATGGACTCCGGCTAAAATCAACGGACAGTCTGTACGTTACCGATTCAGATTACCACTGACGATGAACTTTGAAGGATAATTAATGTTATCTATCTTTTAAATAATATGAAAAAAGAGAAGCTTATGCTTCTCTTTTTATTTTTTTTGGTATTTTTGTTACATGATGTTCAATTGGTTATCCCTTGTTACGGGATTTTTTTATATCGTCCTTGGAGGGGTTGTAATTTTTTACAAATTCTTCTTTACCGTTCTGGAGCCGGGCGTCGCCTATGCATTAGGTGCATTGCTTATTCTTTACGGTATTTTCAGGATTTACAGAGCGATTACAAGAATTAAAAGTTCAGGAAATGAAGAATAGCATTACAGTTATTATGCTGTTTTTTATTAGTGCTATAGCAGTAAGCTGTAAAAACGAAGACAAATCACCATCTTATCATAAGGGCGAAATGACGATTCTTACCGATGAATCGTTTAAAAGTGTTACTGAAGCTTTAGCGGAAGGATATATGATTAATTATCCAGAAACAAAGATTAAAGTTTCCACAAAGAAAGAAGACCTGGGGTTCCTTGATCTATTAAATGATAAGGCAAGAATTGTTGTCATGTCTAGAGATTTATCTCCGGAAGAAATGAAAACGTATAAAGAGCGTGTAGACCGTAATTTTTTACCGGCTCGGTTTGCTGCGGACGCAGTGATTTTCATTGTTCCTAAAAGTTCAACCAAGGAAAGTATTTCGATGGATGAAATAAATAAAGGGATGCAGTCTGAAAATAAAGAATTCATTTTCGACGGAGCGAATTCCAGCAATTTGAACTTTGTAGCCCAAAAGCTTAAAAAACAGCCCAAAGATTTAAAATTTTCCGTAATTCCGGGCAATAAAAATATTATCGAAGAGTTAAATAAATATCCTGATAAAATAGGAGTTATCGGCTTAAATACCTTCAGTCGTCCGTATGATAAGGAATCTGAGCAGTTGAGAAGTATGGTAAAGATCCTTCCTGTTGAAAGCAAAGGAAAACTGTACAATACGGATTATGAAAACCTTCGGAAAATGAATTATCCCTTTACCCGAATTTTGTATTTTTTAACAAATGAAGGAAATTTCAATATAGCCAATGGGTTTATCAGGTATTCCTGCACGCAGCTTGGGCAGATGATTGTTCAGAAGGAAGGATTACAGCCTTATAATATCTATAGGAGAGAGGTGCAGATGCGTTAAAAAGTATTAAATTAATCCTTTAACCAAGATAAATACAGTATTTTGGTCTGGAAATTGTGTAAATATAAATCGAAATTTAGATTTGAATTATAAAATGAAAGATATAATGAATATGAATGTAAAGAAGATTGCATTTGGAGCAGCAGTGGTGTTTTTTACCAACTTTGCCTTTGCGCAAACTGTACAGGACGGTATTAACAGTGTTGACAGTGATAAATATGCTCAGGCAAAAACTAATTTTACGAACATGATTGCTTCAGCGCCTACCGCTGAAAACTATTTCTACTTAGGAAATACTTATTTGAAACAAGGTGAGCCTGATTTTGCGGCTGCCACTGAAAATTTTAATAAAGGTCTTGCTGCAGACAGCAAAAGCTATTTGAATAAACTAGGTCTTGCGACAGTAAAACTTGGAAAAGGAGATAAAAATGCAGTAGCTGAAATCCAGAAAATTGTATCAGACTCCAGAGAGAAAGATGCGGAAGTATTGTTCAGAGCTGCAGAAGCACTGACTTTATTTGAGAAAAATAACTCTCCTGATCTTGCGATCCAGTTTCTAAATAAGGCAATTGAGAGAGCAGAGAAAAAAGGAGTTCCTGCTTACTACTATTACACTTTAGGTGATGCTTACCGTTTGAAGAGAATGCCTGGAGATGCGATGACTGCTTATGACAAAGCACTTCCTCTGGCAAAAAACAAAGCTTCGGTTTATACAAGAATCGGTACCCTTTGGATGGCTGCACAGCAGTGGCAACAAGCTAAAACAAGCATTGATAAAGCAATTACTACAGATCCAACATATGCGCCTGCTTATAAGGCATTAGCAGCGTATGACATCAGATACCAGCAAAATGCTAAAGCAACTCAGGATTTGATCAACTATACAAAATATGCTGATGAAGATCCTTATACGCAATTGGAAATTGCCAAACTTTATTTTACGAATGAAGATTATGCAAATTCTAAGCAGGTACTGGATAAAATCTTTGATAAAATCAATGATCCTATTAAATTTAAGTTGAGAGCTTATCAGTTGTATGCTAACGGTAACTATGCAGAAGCTAAGCAGAACCTGGATAATTTCATTTCTCAGGCTGAAAAATCAAGAGTACAGCCTGCCGATCAGGGACTTCAGGGCCTTATTGCAGCAGGTTTGGCAAAAACTGAAACTGATGCAGCTAAGAAAACAGCTTTAATGACAGAGGCTCAGCAAAAAGTAGCGATTGCAAAAGCGGCTAAAGACGAAACTTTAAAGTGGGATCTGGAACTAGTAAAGATTGCAGGAGGAGGAGCTTCTCAGGCTGATGTTGATGCCGGTCCTACAAACCCTACTATTGAAGGATTAAAACAAAAAGTTGCTGCAAATGCTCAGGATTCGGATTCTCTTTTCAAATTGGCAACTGCTTATCAGGATGCTAAAAACTGGAACGGTGCCATCTTAACATGGCAAAAAATGAATGCGCTTTTACCTGATTGGGCACCTGGATATTACAGTTTAGGATATTCTTACCAACAGGCAGGTAATAATGATGCAGCAAAAATTGCTTATGAGAAATTCATCAATACCGTAAAACCTGCTGACCAGGAAGCCAACAAGCAAACGTTAGCTTATGCTTATTTTGCAGTAGCATATATGAATAAAGATTCAGATCTTGCGAAAGCAAAAGATTATGTTGCAAAATCAGTTCAATTGGATCCTAATTATCAGGATGCTGTAAAACTGAATGCAGAAATCAACAAATAATTTAATATTTTAAATTAAAGATAGTAAGCTTCCCATTCTTTGTGTTTGGGAAGTTTTTATTTTAAGTCTTATCTTTGACCCTATGAAAACAGACATACTTGCTTTTGGTGCCCATCCGGACGATGTGGAATTGGGATGTGGAGGAACAATTGCCAAAATGGTTTCAGAAGGAAAAACCTGTGTAATCGTTGACCTTACTAAAGGAGAGCTTGGAACCCGTGGGACCGAAGAAACCAGAAAAGCGGAGGCTGCCGATTCAGCGGGAATTTTAGGAGTAGCTGCAAGGGAAAATCTTGGGATGAAAGACGGGTTTCTTGAAAATTCTGAAGAATATCAGATGAGGATCGTAAAAATGGTTCGCAAATATAGGCCTGAAATCGTCTTAGCCAATGCAATTGATGATAGACATCCGGATCATGCAAAAGGAGCGAAATTAGTATCGGATGCGTGCTTTTTAGCCGGCTTGAGGAAAATTGAAACGTTGTTGGATGGGGAAAATCAGGAGGTATGGAGAGACCGAAGCATATTTTCCATTACATTCAGTGGAAAAATATTGAGCCGGAATTCTGCATTGACATTTCCGAGCATCTTGATAAAAAAATTGCAGCCTGCATGGCTTTCAAAACACAGTTCTATGATCCGACTTCAAATGAACCGGAAACACCGATTACTTCAAAAGACTTTTATGAAAGCCTGACTTACCGGGCCCAGGATTTAGGGCGTTTATCGGGAGTTGCTTATGCTGAGGGATTTACGTCGGAGAAGTTAATTTCTTTGAAAAATTTTGATGGAATTGTTTGGTAGTTGTAAAATCTTTCCTATATTTGCACTCACAAAACGGTGATTGTAGCTCAGTTGGTTAGAGCGTCGGATTGTGGTTCCGAAGGTCGTGGGTTCGAGACCCATCATTCACCCAAAGAAAGTACACTTTTTAAAAGTGTACTTTTTTATTTTACAAGATTCCGAAATTCAATTTGATAATTTTATTGAGCGTTAAAGTGAATGTAAGAAATAGATATTGCACTTGGGATAAGCAATCCGGACCTAAATTTTTTGTTACAATCTCAAAAACAGTAATGCACAAAAAAAGCATCCTTTTTTCAGATGCTTGTGTTTTTAGAATTATTCTTTTTTAAACTTCGTCGTCAGAGTCAATGGTGTATGATCTGCTTTTGAAGTCTTTGTCATGCTTTTCTGATATTACATCCTCACCCTTTTCATTAATGATGAAATCTGTGGATTCATTAAACATCTCCTGAAAACTTTTAAAATCTTCCTTGTAAAGATAGATTTTGTGCTTCTCGAATGTAGCTTCTCCATTCTCCCCGAAATTCTTTTTGCTTTCGGTAATCGTAAGATAATAATCTCCTGCTTTCGTCTCGCGCACATCAAAGAAATAAGTTCTTCTCCCTGCTTTTAACACCTTTGTGAAAATTTCATTTTCGTGGCGTTCCTTGTATTCACTCATTGTTAGATATTTTTTAATCTTGTTAAGAACAAATATAAAAGTTTTCTTTTAATCACAAAATTTTTTTTATGATTTATTTAACATTTGTGAATGAATGGGCTATGCGGTTATGGAATTGTTAATTTCAGTCAGGTTAAGAATTTTATCAGCTCTCTGTGCGCTAGACTCTCTATGCGTGATGATTATCGAAGTTGCGTTGCGTATTTTACGGTCGATATTTTCAAGAATATTCTGTTCCGTTTCAGTATCCAGTGCAGATAGGGAATCGTCAAAAATAATGATGTTGGGATCCTTAATCAATGCCCTAGCGATACAGATCCTCTGTTTCTGTCCTCCCGAAAGCATGACGCCGCGTTCTCCAACCATAGTATTGTACTGTTCTTTAAATCCAACTATATTCTTATCCACATCGGCGATTTTGGCATATTCCACTACTTTTTCGTGTGATGGTTGATCTATTGCAAAACCGATATTGTGTTCGATAGAATCGGAGAAAAGATAACTTTCCTGTGGAATGTATCCGATATAATTCCGATAGTTTTCCAGATTATGGTCTTTCAGGTTTTTGCCGTCGATCAGGATTTCTCCTTCGGTAGGATCGATCAGGCGGCATAAGAGCAGAGCTATGGTGGATTTCCCGCTTCCGGTTTTTCCCATAATGGCCATCGATTCTCCGGCTTTAAGTGTAAAGCTCAGGTTGTCTAAAGCCCTGATCCCGGTATTCGGATATACATAAGAAACATTCCGGAACTCAATATCTCCTTTGATGCCGTATTTTTCAAAATTGGTATTAATTATCTCCGACTTTTTATTCATGAATTCATTAATTCTCTGCATCGATGCTTCAGCCCGCTGATTAACGGAAGTTACCCAGCCCACCATCGAAAATGGGAAGATCAGGGTGTTGATGTACATGAAAAAGTCTGCAATTTTACCGATGCTCAGTTCCCCAGCAATATATTTCTGCCCGCCGACCCAGATGATGGCTACATTCAATAGACCGATTACAAATAAAATAATGGTAAAGAAATACGCTTCGGTTTTTGCTAAATCCAATGCTTTATCCTGGTAGTCGGTTACTTTCGCACTGTAATTCTTTTTGATATAATTTTCTTTGGCAAAAAACTTTACCACGCGGATGCCTGAAAAACTGTCCTGTACGAAAGTAGAAATCCCCGACTGGCTTTTCTGCATGATCTTCGATTTCTTATTGATGATCGAACTTACCTTATAAATTGCAAAAGATAAAATAGGAAGCGGCAATAACGTCCAGAGGGTCATGGAAACATCCGTTTTAAGCATATAAATTGCAGTAATGACTACCAGAACGATCAGGTTGGCAACATACATCACTCCGGGACCCAGGTACATTCTCACAGCCACGACATCTTCACTCAGACGGTTCATCAAATCTCCGATCGTTGTCTGCTTATAATCCGTTAAAGATAAATCCTGGTAATGCCTGTAAATTTTATTTTTCAGTTCGTATTCTATTCTTCTTGAGGCTACAATAATGGTCTGCCGCATCATAAACGTAAAAAAACCTGTCAGTAAAGAACAGCCAACAATAATGGCGACATAAATAAGAACCTGTCTGTTAAAGCCCAGATTCCCGTTTTTCGTAAGTTCATCTACGGATTTCCCGACAAACTGAACTTTATATATGTTGAAAAAATTACTGGCAATAATGAATAATACTCCCCAAAACAGCAGTATTTTGTGCTTCCAGAAGTAGGGGTTTAATGTTTTTAGCGCTTTCATAAAGTTTCACAAAATTACAAAAATGTCATCAGACTACGAATTTCATAAATTTTAAATTTTGTATCTTTGCACCCATAAAAAAGCTCTTTGAATGTTAGGAAGACGACAAATCCGTGAAAAAGTAGTACAGACCGTGTATTCTTATTATCAGAATCCTGTGAAGTTTGATGTGTTAGAGAAAAACATGTTCGCCGGAATAGAGAAAATCTATCATCTCTATATCTATGAACTGAATTTCCTTGTTTCTCTGAAAGAACTGGCAGAAAATCAGATCGAAATCGGAAAAAATAAATATCTGAAAACCGATGCTGATATTAATCCTAACCAAAAATTCATCAACAATCAAGTTTTAATTAAATTGGAAGAAAATCCTGAGAGGTTATTTTTCACAGGACAGCACAAACAATTGAAATGGGACCTGCATGATGATCTTTTGGTGAAAACGTTCCAGAGAATTACGGCAGGAAAACGTTATCAGGATTTTATGAAAGAAGAAGGCTATTCTTTCGAAGATGATCAGAAGTTTATCGGGAAATTATTTTTAAGATATATTGCTGAAAATGATGATTTCCACGATTATCTTGGAGATAAGGAACTTTCCTGGTATGATGATATTCATATTGCCAATTCCATGGTGCAGAAGACCATCGGTTTCCTGAAAGAAGATGAAGAAAGCCGTACTTTAATTAAAATGATTAAAGACGACGAGGATAAAACGTTTGCCATCAAATTATTAAGAAACACGCTGGACAGTTGGGAAAACAACGAAAAGAAACTGGAGGAAAGGCTTGAAAACTGGGACCTGGAGAGGGTTTCTTTAATGGATAAAGTGATTCTTTCGACAGCAATTGCGGAGCTGGATAACTTTCCTTTTACGCCTTCAAGAGTTATCATCAACGAATATATCGAGATTGCAAAAGTATTTGCAACAGACCGTTCCAATATATTTATTAACGGTATTTTAGATAAGTATTGTAAAGATTTAAACAGAATATAAAAATATTGTCATATGAAAAAAACGTTATCAATAATCGCTTTGTCTGTGATGGCCTTTGGAATGGTTTCATGCAAAAAAGAGAATAAGGAAACTACAGGAACGGAAACGGCTACAACGGCTACTGATTCTACAACTGCGGCTGCTTCTGCACCGATGGGTGATTCTGCTGCTGTAGCTCCGGCTACAGAACAGACTGCTGCTACTCCTGCTTCCAATCAGCCTTTAACAACGGTAGCTCTTTCGGAAAGCAATTTCGACTTCGGGAAAATTAAAAAGGGTGAGAAAGTGCAACACGTTTATGAAATTACAAATACGGGAAGCAACCCATTGGTTATTTCTGAAGTAAAGCCGGGCTGTGGATGTACTGCTCCTGATTTCACCAAAGAACCGATTATGCCTGGTAAAAAAGGAAAAATCACGTTACATTTCGATTCTACCAACTTTGACGGAAATGTGAGCAAGTTTGCTGATGTATTTGCCAATGTAGAAAAAATGCCGATTAAATTAACTTTCACTGCGAATATTCAACCATAAGATCATGAATTTACTATCAATCTTTTTACAGGCTCCGGCTCAGGGAGGAAACTCCATGATGCTGATCATGATGGGGGTAATGTTTGTCGGATTTTATTTCCTGATGATCAGACCGCAGATGAGAAAGCAGAAACAGGAGAAAAACTTCCAGGAAACGCTTAAAGTAGGAACAAGAGTTGTGCTTACTTCCGGTCTTCATGGAAGAATCGCTCAGGTTCAGGATGACGGGTTTGTTATTGAAACCTTATCCGGAAAACTGAAATTTGAGAAAGCGGCTGTTTCCAGAGAATTTACGGAAGCCCGTTTCGGCGATAAAGCCAAAGCTGCTGAAAAAACTGCCGATAAAACAACTGACAAAAAAGAAATCGACCTGGAGAAAAAATAATTTTTCCGGATTCAAAATAATATTTCGTTTCGGCGGGATAAGCACTGCTTATCCCGCCGAAATTTTAGAGGGTAATATTGGAAGCCTTTTCTTTCTGCAAGAATCTATTTGTGTTCATTAGTGAGAAACATTCGTGAAATTAGTGTTTAAACAAATATCTTTGCCCCATGAATCAAAGCACAGACAAAACCGTTCTCATCCTCGGTGCCAATTCCGATGTTGCCAAACAAAGTATTAAGCAATATATTGAAAAAGGGTTTTCCGTTATTGCGGCTTCCAGAAATACAGCATCATTGGATAAATTTATATCGGAAAATAATCTGAACTTAAAAGTGACGGTCCTGTCTTTTGATGCGGTGGATTTTGATTCTCACCAAAAATTTTATAGTGAATTGCCGGCAAAGCCTCATATCGTTGTCTACGCCGCCGGATTTTTAGTGGATA from Chryseobacterium sp. SORGH_AS_0447 includes these protein-coding regions:
- the yajC gene encoding preprotein translocase subunit YajC — its product is MNLLSIFLQAPAQGGNSMMLIMMGVMFVGFYFLMIRPQMRKQKQEKNFQETLKVGTRVVLTSGLHGRIAQVQDDGFVIETLSGKLKFEKAAVSREFTEARFGDKAKAAEKTADKTTDKKEIDLEKK